A genomic window from Silene latifolia isolate original U9 population chromosome Y, ASM4854445v1, whole genome shotgun sequence includes:
- the LOC141631586 gene encoding uncharacterized protein LOC141631586, which translates to MPPKRSAAYVKAQEMSIEDIAKMLEHQDALTETLKRDLTGEWWDKVNANVLEIYLKQGKTTIPWYEFKRAIRNEFVPDHVRNKMRDEFNSFKMTGDMTVTEYYHKFNEKSGYVEDMGLTPANLALRFAKGLTYQIMEKLPKGTITDVKEVYESAGRAESHECSSAVGRGFQRQSQGNFLRDRRRVMQCPASNTNKASAAKSTASASTVQGGGQENSGKLFMMDKQEAEEDAHVVTEWESYHLCFKAAETVFSDRKSLKYIYTQNELNMRHRRWIELIGDYDMDTIYHEGKANVVADALSRKRVHSLCTAMSLARLKDEVTKIELHVIRKGDVRGDLTVQP; encoded by the exons atgccgccaaagagatcagcCGCATATGTTAAGGCTCAAGAGATGAGCATTGAGGATATCGCCAAAATGCTTGAGCACCAAGATGCGCTCACTGAGACCCTCAAGAG GGACTTAaccggagagtggtgggataaggtgaacgCTAATGTTTTGGAGATCTATCTGAAGCAGGGCAAGACCACAATTCCATGGTACGAGTTCAAAAGAGCTATAAGAAATGAGTTTGTTCCGGACCATGTTCGCAACAAGATGCGGGATGAGTTCAATTCTTTTAAGATGACTGGGGACATGACTGTGACAGAATACTACCataagttcaatgagaagtcggGGTATGTTGAGGATATGGGACTAACTCCGGCGAACTTAGCACTTCGATTTGCGAAAGGGTTAACTTACCAGATCATGGAAAAGCTACCGAAGGGGACTATTACCGATGTGAAAGAGGTCTATGAGAGTGCTGGACGGGCTGAAAG CCATGAGTGTAGTAGTGCTGTTGGGAGAGGCTTTCAGAGACAGTCTCAGGGGAACTTTCTCAGGGACCGACGCAGAGTTATGCAA TGTCCGGCAAGTAATACTAATAAGGCATCAGCTGCCAAGTCTACTGCATCAGCTAGTACGGTACAAGGAGGAGGCCAGGAGAACAGCGGTaaacttttcatgatggacaagcaggaagctgaggaggatgctcatGTGGTTACTG aatgggaaagttatCACTTATGCTTCAAGGCAGCTGAAACT gtgttttctgatcgcAAGAGTTTAAAGTACATCTATACTCAGAACGAGTTGAATATGCGACATAGGAGGTGGATAGAGCTCATTggtgactatgacatggatactatctaccatgaaggaaaggcgaATGTTGTGGCAGATGCGTTGAGTAGGAAGAGAGTACATTccctatgcacagctatgtcactGGCGAGGTTAAAAGATGAGGTGACCAAGATTGAGTTACATGTGATCCGGAAGGGGGATGTTAGGGGAGATTTGACAGTTCAACCATag